One region of Bacterioplanoides sp. SCSIO 12839 genomic DNA includes:
- a CDS encoding isopenicillin N synthase family oxygenase, whose translation MSSIPVIDITPLYSSDRNDWQETIQQIDHACRHIGFFAIQGFAITPTQMHTMFQLSKAFFAQTTENKQQIDISKSNNHRGWGSQGAEQLDPNSPSDWKETFDMALDIHPEHPIVTQCPELYGPNQYGELKGFQQTVNQHYGLLLDIAKRLLRVMALALHLEEDHFTRYFEGEHISVFRMIHYPPRPTNQPVDNNSMAAGAHTDYGCITLLAQDNIGGLQVQTKEGEWLDVAPLENTLIVNIGDLMQRWTNDHYRSTAHRVRNLKPGTHRYSMPFFVEPRFDTPVETIASCITEDTPQQYDSVTSGDWILSRFAATYEYRQE comes from the coding sequence TCACATCGGCTTCTTTGCTATTCAGGGTTTTGCGATTACACCAACTCAAATGCACACGATGTTTCAACTGAGCAAAGCGTTTTTTGCGCAAACGACAGAAAACAAACAGCAGATTGATATATCGAAAAGCAACAATCACCGAGGATGGGGCAGCCAGGGAGCCGAGCAGCTCGATCCAAACTCTCCGAGTGATTGGAAAGAGACCTTTGATATGGCATTGGATATTCATCCCGAACACCCGATTGTTACTCAATGCCCTGAGTTGTACGGCCCGAATCAGTACGGAGAACTCAAAGGCTTTCAGCAAACCGTGAACCAGCACTATGGCTTATTACTCGATATCGCTAAGCGCTTACTTCGGGTAATGGCGCTGGCTTTACACCTCGAAGAGGACCACTTCACCCGATACTTTGAAGGCGAACACATTTCGGTTTTCCGGATGATCCATTACCCGCCTCGCCCAACCAATCAGCCCGTCGATAACAACAGCATGGCAGCCGGTGCCCATACTGATTATGGCTGTATTACCCTATTGGCCCAAGACAATATTGGCGGCTTACAGGTACAAACCAAAGAAGGAGAATGGCTGGACGTTGCTCCACTCGAGAACACATTAATTGTGAATATCGGCGACTTAATGCAGCGCTGGACCAATGATCATTATCGCTCAACCGCTCATCGGGTTCGGAATTTAAAACCCGGCACTCATCGCTATTCGATGCCGTTTTTTGTTGAACCCAGATTTGATACACCCGTAGAAACAATCGCCAGCTGTATTACCGAGGATACACCACAACAATACGACAGCGTGACCAGTGGAGACTGGATTCTATCGCGCTTTGCAGCAACGTATGAATATCGCCAGGAATGA